In Serratia sp. FDAARGOS_506, a genomic segment contains:
- a CDS encoding tetratricopeptide repeat protein, protein MKAWFPLLLTCGVFASARAWAHIDEPDIAADCQKVASYAELGKKAYQRQDYAKAADIFRDQAAWSEFCGLSEQAVATAYNNVALSLMHAGELLKAQAYLALAPHDDKSQHNMSLLRQRLAQRPQPQGPAGVYWQYAGRGVWSEVVVKPQGERWLIDFSGYAMPQMGLYYGPNMGDFTAELPIEHGKAVYHQHDSESAQVCDVTLEFGEQALEMHTRGDCGFGHNVRAEGRFVRVE, encoded by the coding sequence ATGAAGGCTTGGTTTCCCCTGTTGCTGACTTGCGGCGTCTTCGCCAGCGCCCGAGCCTGGGCGCACATTGACGAGCCGGACATCGCCGCCGATTGCCAAAAGGTGGCGAGCTACGCCGAACTGGGAAAAAAGGCCTATCAACGGCAGGATTACGCCAAAGCTGCCGACATTTTTCGCGATCAGGCGGCCTGGAGCGAGTTTTGCGGCCTGAGCGAGCAGGCCGTCGCCACGGCCTACAACAACGTGGCGCTGTCGCTGATGCACGCCGGCGAATTGCTCAAGGCGCAGGCCTATCTGGCGCTGGCGCCGCACGACGACAAATCGCAGCACAACATGAGCCTGTTGCGCCAACGGCTGGCGCAGCGGCCGCAGCCGCAGGGGCCGGCCGGCGTGTATTGGCAATACGCCGGGCGCGGCGTGTGGAGCGAAGTGGTAGTGAAGCCGCAGGGCGAGCGCTGGCTGATCGATTTCTCCGGCTACGCCATGCCGCAGATGGGGTTGTATTACGGCCCGAACATGGGCGACTTCACCGCTGAGCTGCCGATCGAGCATGGCAAAGCTGTTTATCATCAGCATGACTCGGAAAGCGCGCAGGTCTGCGACGTCACGCTGGAGTTTGGTGAGCAAGCGCTGGAGATGCACACGCGCGGAGATTGCGGGTTCGGTCACAACGTGCGAGCAGAAGGGCGGTTTGTGCGGGTCGAATGA
- a CDS encoding ABC transporter ATP-binding protein/permease, translated as MNATPLQKHAVWQLIKPFWVSEERWRAWTMLIAIVVLSLGLVYISVQINQWNQVFYDALQNKNYPVFKAQLWRFTYLALIFIVLAVYKIYLTQGLQMRWRRWMTEKFMGKWLAHQAYYHTEQQQIVDNPDQRIAEDLNVLTQYTLSLSLGLLSSLVTLFSFIDILWHVSGPMTFALGQHAITLPGYMVWFALLYAVLGSLLIWWVGKPLVMLGFNQERYEANFRFGLIRIRENNDAIALYHGEPREAQQLGDRFDTIRSNWWAIMRITRRLNIATNFYGQFAIVFPLLVAAPRYFSGAIQMGGLMQIASAFGQVQGALSWFIDAFNDLATWKACVNRLAGFNAAVDQVHHQPRGIQLRQETAHPLTLNNLSLNLPDGQPLLVGAEMTLQRGDRLLIVGPSGCGKSTLLRAIAGIWPYGAGAIGVAANANTLFLPQRSYIPIGTLREALSYPSLASEYSDPQLMRVLENCRLKHLQRWLDTSANWSHRLSPGEQQRLAFARALLIRPSILFLDEATSALDDETEQLMYCLLVDELPDVTLISVAHRNSVAKYHQTCWRFSRGEDQPARLALSPLPA; from the coding sequence ATGAACGCAACCCCCTTGCAGAAACACGCCGTTTGGCAGCTGATCAAACCCTTTTGGGTGTCGGAGGAGCGATGGCGCGCCTGGACGATGCTGATCGCCATCGTCGTCCTGTCGCTTGGCCTGGTCTATATCAGCGTGCAGATCAACCAGTGGAACCAAGTGTTCTACGATGCGCTGCAGAACAAGAATTATCCTGTCTTCAAGGCGCAGCTGTGGCGCTTTACCTATCTGGCGCTGATCTTCATCGTGCTGGCGGTCTACAAGATCTACCTCACCCAGGGGCTGCAGATGCGCTGGCGGCGCTGGATGACGGAAAAGTTCATGGGGAAATGGCTGGCGCACCAGGCGTATTACCACACCGAGCAACAGCAGATCGTCGATAACCCCGATCAGCGTATCGCCGAAGATCTCAACGTATTGACCCAATACACCCTGTCGCTGTCGCTCGGGCTGCTCTCCAGCCTGGTGACGCTGTTTTCCTTTATCGATATCTTATGGCACGTCAGCGGGCCGATGACCTTCGCGCTCGGTCAGCACGCCATTACGCTGCCCGGTTATATGGTGTGGTTCGCGCTGCTGTATGCGGTGCTGGGATCGCTGCTGATCTGGTGGGTTGGCAAACCGCTGGTCATGCTGGGCTTCAATCAGGAAAGGTACGAGGCGAACTTCCGTTTCGGCCTGATCCGCATCCGCGAAAATAACGATGCCATCGCGCTGTATCACGGCGAACCGCGCGAGGCGCAGCAGCTGGGCGATCGTTTCGACACCATTCGCAGCAACTGGTGGGCAATTATGCGCATCACTCGGCGGCTGAATATCGCCACCAACTTCTACGGCCAGTTCGCCATCGTGTTTCCCCTGCTGGTGGCGGCGCCGCGCTACTTCTCCGGCGCCATTCAGATGGGCGGCCTGATGCAGATCGCCTCGGCCTTCGGTCAGGTACAGGGTGCGCTGTCGTGGTTTATCGACGCGTTTAACGATTTGGCGACCTGGAAAGCCTGCGTCAACCGTCTGGCCGGCTTCAACGCTGCCGTCGATCAGGTGCATCATCAGCCGCGCGGCATTCAGCTACGGCAAGAGACCGCCCATCCGTTAACGCTGAACAACCTCAGCCTGAACTTGCCCGACGGCCAGCCGCTGCTGGTCGGCGCCGAGATGACGCTGCAACGCGGCGATCGCCTGTTGATCGTCGGCCCTTCCGGCTGCGGCAAGTCGACGCTGCTGCGGGCCATCGCCGGTATCTGGCCTTATGGCGCGGGCGCTATCGGGGTAGCGGCCAACGCCAACACGCTATTCCTGCCACAGCGCAGCTACATTCCGATCGGCACGCTGCGCGAAGCATTGAGCTACCCGAGCCTGGCGTCGGAATACAGCGATCCGCAGCTGATGCGGGTGCTGGAAAACTGCCGCCTGAAGCACCTGCAGCGTTGGCTGGACACCTCCGCCAACTGGAGCCATCGCCTGTCGCCGGGCGAGCAACAGCGGCTGGCGTTCGCCCGCGCCCTGTTGATTCGCCCGAGCATCCTGTTCCTCGACGAAGCCACCAGCGCACTGGACGACGAAACCGAGCAGTTGATGTACTGCCTGCTGGTGGATGAACTGCCGGACGTGACGCTGATCAGCGTAGCGCACCGCAACAGCGTGGCGAAGTACCACCAAACCTGCTGGCGCTTCAGCCGCGGCGAAGACCAACCGGCGCGCCTGGCGCTGAGCCCGTTGCCGGCATAA
- the agaF gene encoding PTS galactosamine/N-acetylgalactosamine transporter subunit IIA — protein MPGIVITGHGGFATGLLQAVEQVVGPQPHCVAVDFPEQMSTVQLNDALRSALAAVAQPDGVVFLTDMLGGSPFRSACELADAHGDCEVLTGVNMQLAAEMMLERDGLNLEEFREMALACGKRGLTSLWHERRRVKCEDAQADGI, from the coding sequence ATGCCAGGCATTGTGATTACCGGCCACGGCGGCTTCGCCACCGGGCTGTTGCAGGCGGTGGAACAGGTGGTGGGGCCGCAGCCGCACTGCGTGGCGGTCGATTTCCCCGAACAGATGAGCACCGTGCAGCTCAACGACGCCTTGCGCTCGGCGTTGGCGGCGGTGGCGCAGCCGGACGGCGTGGTATTTCTCACCGACATGCTCGGCGGCTCGCCGTTTCGCAGCGCCTGCGAACTGGCGGATGCGCATGGCGATTGCGAAGTGCTCACCGGCGTCAATATGCAGTTGGCGGCGGAAATGATGCTGGAGCGCGATGGGCTGAATCTGGAGGAATTTCGCGAGATGGCTTTGGCGTGCGGCAAACGCGGCCTGACAAGCCTGTGGCATGAACGCCGCCGGGTGAAGTGCGAAGACGCGCAGGCCGATGGCATTTGA
- a CDS encoding PTS system mannose/fructose/sorbose family transporter subunit IID, which produces MAFNDSDDLLAQKADQRMAQALATSQVEQDDYLDSQPAEALTRGDINRMAWRSLLLQASFNYERMQAGGWLYQLIPGLRKIHRNPQDLANSMKMHMEFINVHPFDVTFLSGLVLAMEQNKEKISTIRAVKVALMGPLGGIGDALFWLTLLPICAGIGASLALEGSLFGPIVFLLLFNLFHFGLRFGLAHYGYQAGTSALALLKTHTRRISHAASIVGMTVIGALVASYVHLSTPLVMHAGKASVALQTDVLDKLMPNLLPLCFTLLIFFLMKRGFSPVKLIGVTVVIGVVGKFIGIL; this is translated from the coding sequence ATGGCATTTAACGATTCCGACGATCTGCTGGCGCAAAAGGCCGATCAACGCATGGCGCAGGCGCTGGCCACCAGCCAGGTGGAGCAGGACGACTATCTGGACAGCCAGCCCGCCGAAGCGCTGACGCGCGGCGACATCAACCGCATGGCCTGGCGTTCGCTGCTGTTGCAGGCGTCGTTCAACTATGAACGCATGCAGGCCGGCGGCTGGTTGTATCAGCTGATCCCCGGGCTGCGCAAGATCCACCGCAACCCGCAGGATCTGGCCAACTCGATGAAGATGCACATGGAATTTATCAACGTGCATCCGTTCGACGTCACCTTCCTGTCCGGCCTGGTGCTGGCGATGGAGCAGAACAAGGAGAAGATCTCCACCATTCGCGCGGTGAAAGTGGCGCTGATGGGGCCGCTCGGCGGCATCGGTGATGCGCTGTTTTGGCTGACGCTGTTGCCGATTTGCGCCGGGATAGGCGCTTCGCTGGCGCTGGAGGGCAGCCTGTTCGGGCCGATCGTTTTCCTGCTGCTGTTCAACCTGTTCCACTTCGGCCTGCGCTTCGGGCTGGCGCACTACGGCTATCAGGCCGGCACCAGCGCGCTGGCGTTGTTGAAGACCCACACCCGGCGCATTTCTCACGCCGCGTCGATCGTCGGCATGACGGTGATCGGCGCGCTGGTGGCCTCGTATGTGCACCTGTCCACCCCGCTGGTGATGCATGCCGGCAAGGCCAGCGTGGCGCTGCAGACCGACGTGCTGGACAAGTTGATGCCCAACTTGTTGCCGCTGTGCTTCACGCTGCTCATTTTCTTCCTGATGAAGCGCGGTTTCTCGCCGGTGAAACTGATTGGCGTCACCGTTGTGATCGGTGTGGTGGGCAAATTTATCGGCATTTTGTGA
- the agaW gene encoding PTS N-acetylgalactosamine transporter subunit IIC — MLTDALLIALLAGLAGVDLFDGLTHFHRPVVMGPLVGLILGDVYTGLLVGGTLELVWMGMVPLAGAQPPNVVIGGVIGTAFAILTKADPKVAIGVAVPFSIAVQGCITLLFTLFSPMMHRCDRMVKELNWRGIERVNYLGISILFIFYFVVAFLPIYFGADAASAMVQKAPGWLLDGLAVAGGMMPAIGFSLLMKVMMKKTYVAYFILGFISVTFLKLPILAVALGALAIALIDFFNTQRGAAETTARPAPQEDAEDGI; from the coding sequence ATGTTGACGGATGCGTTATTGATTGCGCTGTTGGCTGGGCTGGCGGGGGTTGACCTGTTCGACGGCCTGACCCACTTCCACCGGCCGGTGGTGATGGGGCCGCTGGTGGGGCTGATTTTGGGCGATGTCTACACCGGCTTGCTGGTGGGCGGCACGCTGGAGCTGGTGTGGATGGGGATGGTGCCGCTGGCGGGCGCCCAACCGCCTAACGTGGTGATCGGCGGGGTGATCGGCACCGCGTTCGCCATTCTGACCAAGGCCGATCCTAAAGTGGCGATCGGCGTGGCGGTACCCTTCTCGATTGCGGTGCAAGGCTGCATCACGCTGCTGTTTACGCTGTTCTCACCGATGATGCACCGCTGCGATCGCATGGTGAAAGAGCTGAACTGGCGCGGCATCGAACGGGTGAATTACCTCGGCATCAGCATCCTGTTCATCTTCTATTTCGTGGTGGCGTTCCTGCCGATTTACTTTGGCGCCGATGCGGCCAGCGCCATGGTGCAAAAGGCGCCGGGCTGGCTGCTGGACGGGCTGGCGGTGGCGGGCGGCATGATGCCGGCGATCGGCTTCTCGCTGCTGATGAAGGTGATGATGAAAAAAACCTACGTGGCCTATTTTATCCTCGGCTTCATCTCGGTCACGTTCCTCAAGCTGCCGATCCTGGCGGTGGCGCTGGGCGCCCTGGCGATCGCCCTGATCGACTTTTTCAACACGCAACGCGGCGCGGCAGAGACGACGGCTCGGCCCGCTCCGCAGGAGGACGCCGAAGATGGCATTTAA
- the agaV gene encoding PTS N-acetylgalactosamine transporter subunit IIB: MPNILMTRIDNRLVHGQVGVTWTNTLGANLVVVANDEAAADPVQQNLMDMVVAEGVQTRYFTLQKTIDVIHKAADRQKIFLVCKTPQDVLTLVRGGVPIRFVNVGNMHFAEGKRQVHKTVSLDDGDVAAFRALAALGVECEVRRVPDEAGEAIGKLLF, from the coding sequence ATGCCGAACATTTTAATGACCCGCATCGACAACCGCCTGGTGCACGGCCAGGTGGGCGTGACCTGGACCAACACCCTCGGCGCCAACCTGGTGGTGGTGGCCAACGACGAGGCCGCCGCCGATCCGGTGCAGCAGAACCTGATGGATATGGTGGTGGCGGAAGGGGTGCAGACCCGCTACTTCACGCTGCAGAAAACCATCGACGTGATCCACAAGGCGGCGGATCGGCAGAAGATTTTTCTGGTGTGCAAAACGCCGCAGGACGTGTTGACGCTGGTACGCGGCGGGGTGCCGATCCGTTTCGTCAACGTCGGCAACATGCATTTCGCCGAGGGGAAGCGGCAGGTGCACAAAACGGTGTCGCTGGACGACGGCGATGTGGCCGCTTTCCGCGCGCTGGCGGCGCTGGGCGTGGAGTGCGAAGTGCGCCGGGTGCCGGATGAGGCGGGCGAGGCGATCGGCAAACTGCTCTTTTGA
- a CDS encoding D-tagatose-bisphosphate aldolase, class II, non-catalytic subunit has translation MQQLLQLVEQHKAGMPVGIFSVCSAHPWVLKAALRQAKARGTPVLVEATSNQVNQFGGYTGQTAAQFRDALWRLADEVGLAREHVWLGGDHLGPNAWQDRPAQEAMALAETLIDDYVRAGFRKIHLDCSMSCAGDPTPLGDATVAERAARLCEVAERAWAQSGGEAPVYVIGTEVPVPGGAQEALAGLQVTTPQAVAQTLETHRIAWQKAELNDAWQRTIALVVQPGVEFDHHSVEHYQPQRADALSHFIERQPGMIYEAHSTDYQPPQAYRQLVRDHFAILKVGPALTFALREALFALDRIEREWLGERQSAQLCATLEQVMREQPQQWSRYYHGTPHQQYLDRHYSLSDRVRYYWPQPQVQQAVDGLLDNLRRSPAPLALLSQYLPDQARALNAGELSADPQEWVLHKVTQVLDDYHAACYPEGR, from the coding sequence ATGCAGCAGTTGTTACAGCTTGTCGAGCAGCACAAGGCCGGTATGCCGGTCGGGATCTTTTCCGTCTGTTCCGCCCATCCCTGGGTTCTGAAGGCCGCGCTGCGGCAGGCCAAAGCGCGCGGCACGCCGGTGTTGGTGGAGGCGACGTCGAACCAGGTCAATCAGTTCGGCGGCTATACCGGCCAAACGGCGGCTCAGTTCCGCGATGCGCTATGGCGCCTGGCAGATGAGGTTGGCCTGGCGCGCGAGCACGTGTGGCTGGGCGGCGATCATTTGGGGCCCAACGCCTGGCAAGACCGCCCGGCTCAGGAGGCGATGGCGCTGGCGGAAACCTTGATCGACGATTACGTTCGCGCCGGATTTCGCAAGATTCATCTCGATTGTTCCATGTCGTGCGCCGGCGATCCTACGCCTCTGGGGGATGCCACGGTCGCCGAACGCGCGGCGCGCTTGTGCGAGGTGGCGGAGCGCGCCTGGGCGCAGAGCGGTGGCGAAGCGCCGGTCTATGTGATCGGCACTGAAGTGCCGGTGCCGGGCGGCGCACAGGAGGCGCTGGCGGGGCTGCAGGTCACTACGCCACAGGCGGTAGCGCAAACGCTGGAAACACACCGCATCGCCTGGCAAAAGGCCGAGCTGAACGATGCCTGGCAGCGAACCATCGCGCTGGTGGTACAGCCGGGCGTCGAGTTCGATCACCACAGCGTTGAACATTACCAACCGCAGCGCGCCGACGCATTGAGCCACTTCATCGAACGGCAGCCGGGCATGATCTACGAAGCGCACTCTACGGATTACCAACCGCCGCAGGCCTACCGCCAGCTGGTGCGCGATCACTTCGCCATCCTGAAAGTAGGGCCGGCGCTGACCTTCGCGCTGCGCGAAGCGTTGTTCGCCCTCGATCGCATAGAACGCGAATGGTTGGGAGAACGCCAGTCGGCGCAGCTGTGCGCCACGCTGGAGCAGGTGATGCGCGAGCAGCCGCAGCAGTGGAGCCGCTATTACCACGGCACGCCGCACCAGCAGTATCTCGATCGCCACTACAGCCTGAGCGATCGGGTGCGTTACTACTGGCCGCAGCCGCAGGTGCAGCAGGCGGTCGACGGTTTGCTGGACAACCTGCGCCGCAGCCCGGCGCCGCTGGCGCTGCTCAGCCAGTACCTGCCGGATCAGGCGCGGGCGCTGAACGCCGGCGAATTGAGTGCCGATCCGCAGGAGTGGGTGCTGCATAAAGTGACGCAGGTGCTCGACGATTACCATGCCGCCTGCTACCCGGAGGGCCGCTGA
- the agaR gene encoding transcriptional repressor AgaR translates to MPVNTAKRREHIIDLLCEHGSVRVEQLSKQFAVSTVTIRNDLRFLERKGCALRAYGGAMLNQQFAFDRPLRDKGRLNRDVKTLIANAAAGYVRDGDALILDSGSTTAQIVPFLKGRRDLVVMTNALNIAYELSGNDGVEVMVLGGSVRRNSYSLYGPAAEQQLRQYRFDKLFLGVDGFDLSAGITTPHPGEAHLNRVMCEVAREIIAVADASKFGRKSFCMIREAGQIHRLITDSRLPDEYERALTELGVEVIIADR, encoded by the coding sequence ATGCCAGTGAATACCGCAAAGCGACGTGAACACATCATCGATCTGTTATGCGAGCACGGCAGCGTGCGCGTGGAGCAGCTCAGCAAACAGTTTGCGGTATCCACGGTGACGATCCGCAACGATCTGCGCTTTCTGGAACGAAAAGGGTGTGCGCTGCGCGCTTACGGTGGCGCGATGCTCAATCAGCAATTCGCTTTCGATCGGCCGCTGCGGGACAAAGGGCGGTTGAATCGCGACGTTAAAACGCTGATCGCCAACGCGGCGGCCGGCTATGTGCGCGACGGCGATGCGTTGATCCTCGATTCTGGTTCCACCACCGCGCAGATCGTGCCGTTCCTGAAGGGGCGGCGTGATCTGGTGGTGATGACCAATGCGCTGAACATTGCCTACGAGCTTTCGGGAAACGACGGGGTGGAGGTCATGGTGCTGGGGGGCAGCGTGCGCCGCAACTCTTACTCGCTCTACGGTCCGGCTGCCGAGCAGCAATTGCGTCAGTACCGCTTCGACAAACTGTTTTTGGGCGTCGACGGGTTCGACCTGAGCGCCGGCATCACCACGCCTCACCCCGGTGAGGCGCACCTCAATCGCGTGATGTGCGAGGTGGCGCGCGAGATTATCGCGGTGGCGGATGCCAGCAAATTCGGTCGCAAGAGCTTTTGCATGATTCGCGAAGCCGGACAAATCCATCGGCTGATCACCGACAGCCGTCTTCCGGACGAATACGAGCGGGCGTTAACCGAGCTGGGCGTGGAGGTCATCATCGCCGATCGGTAG
- a CDS encoding MFS transporter, which translates to MPQPASSPASTATPRRRLHRPVLLIVGIMLIAANLRAALTSVGPLLEQIQQQLALSATAAGLINSLPLILFAVLSPLTPTLAKRIGIERTLGLALALLVCGIALRSLPQDAMLWLGSILIGAAIAFANVVLPTLVKRDFPHRAAAMIAAYAAVMSLVAAIASGLAVPLATLADLGWRFSLLCWALPALLALLVWLPQLRRSATPAAKEPQPTEPQRYRSPWGSALGWQVAMFMGLQSIAFYTIIGWFSAFAASHGTSAQQAGFELFVYQVVAIVANFVMVVILPRARDQRAIALGSSLLIFIGVGGLLVQPASSLVWLTFAGLGAGSSLVLALSFFGLRSQHHHQATLLSGMAQSVGYLLAALGPTLFGLLHDLTEGWRLPLIALLCLTVLQMLFGALAGRSRVIS; encoded by the coding sequence ATGCCGCAACCCGCTTCATCCCCAGCGTCCACCGCGACCCCGCGTCGCCGTTTACACCGTCCTGTCCTGCTGATCGTCGGCATTATGCTGATCGCGGCCAACTTGCGCGCCGCCCTGACCAGCGTCGGTCCGCTGTTGGAACAAATCCAGCAACAGCTGGCGCTGTCCGCCACCGCCGCCGGCCTGATCAACTCGCTGCCGCTGATCCTGTTCGCCGTTCTCTCACCGCTGACGCCAACGCTGGCGAAACGCATCGGCATCGAGCGCACCCTGGGCCTCGCCCTCGCGCTGCTGGTCTGCGGCATCGCGCTACGTTCCCTGCCGCAAGACGCCATGCTCTGGCTGGGCAGCATCCTGATCGGCGCCGCCATTGCCTTTGCCAACGTGGTGCTGCCGACGCTGGTGAAAAGAGATTTCCCGCATCGCGCCGCCGCGATGATCGCCGCCTATGCGGCGGTGATGTCACTGGTTGCCGCCATCGCCTCCGGTCTGGCGGTGCCGCTGGCTACCCTGGCCGACCTCGGCTGGCGGTTCTCCTTGCTGTGCTGGGCTTTGCCCGCGTTGCTGGCGCTGCTGGTGTGGTTGCCGCAGCTGCGGCGCTCAGCCACCCCCGCCGCCAAAGAACCGCAACCGACGGAGCCACAGCGCTATCGTTCTCCCTGGGGCAGCGCGCTGGGTTGGCAAGTGGCGATGTTCATGGGGCTGCAATCGATCGCTTTCTACACCATCATCGGCTGGTTCAGCGCCTTTGCCGCCAGCCACGGCACTTCCGCCCAACAGGCCGGATTCGAGCTGTTCGTTTACCAGGTGGTGGCGATCGTCGCCAACTTTGTCATGGTGGTGATTTTGCCGCGGGCGCGCGACCAGCGGGCAATAGCGCTGGGCAGTTCCCTGCTGATATTCATCGGCGTCGGAGGATTATTGGTGCAACCTGCCAGTTCACTGGTGTGGCTGACGTTTGCCGGGTTGGGGGCAGGGAGTTCGCTGGTGCTGGCGCTGTCGTTCTTTGGGTTACGCAGCCAGCATCATCATCAGGCCACGCTGCTGTCGGGTATGGCGCAATCGGTCGGCTATTTGTTGGCGGCGCTGGGGCCCACGTTGTTCGGCCTGCTACACGATCTGACGGAAGGCTGGCGTTTGCCGCTGATCGCCCTGCTGTGCCTGACCGTTTTGCAAATGCTGTTCGGCGCATTGGCCGGCCGCAGCCGCGTGATCAGCTAG
- a CDS encoding YmiA family putative membrane protein, whose translation MVSKDGSNIKRKAWLCVFIGSGLFWLLIAAVIYWLLN comes from the coding sequence GTGGTGAGCAAGGATGGATCAAATATCAAACGTAAAGCATGGCTGTGCGTATTTATCGGTAGTGGGCTGTTCTGGCTACTCATCGCCGCCGTGATTTATTGGTTACTGAATTAA
- a CDS encoding multidrug ABC transporter permease/ATP-binding protein: MELLRVVYHQYRWPFLAVMALTMASAGLGIGIIAFINQYLMDAGGDALAVLPMFLALLALLIAVTLGSQLALTTLGHYFVYRLRGQLVKRILDTDIERLEQLGSASLLASLSSDIRNITVAFVRLPELVQGVILTLGAAAYLGWLSPKMLAITAVWVAVTVVGSGCLVSRVYRHMASLRESEERLYHHYESVIDGRKELTLNRKRAQALYEQAYQPDAQAYRYHIIRADTFHLSALNWSNIMMLGAIGLVFFMANSLGWADSTVAATYSLTLLFLRTPLLQAVGAFPTLVSAEVAFNKLKTLRLAEYQAAFPDAVGRSWQTLELRDVVFHYAGTEQQPGFAVGPLNLTLRRGELVFLIGGNGSGKSTLAMLLTGLYPPVSGHIVLDGVVQTAADMPDYRRLFSAIFTDFHQFDRLQGPEGGKPDEELVAGWLERLNMKSKLQFDGTRVTNPQLSQGQRKRLALLLAVAEQRDILLLDEWAADQDPQFRRIFYRELLPELRALGKTVFAISHDDHYFEHADRLLEMRSGHLRELTGIEREHASRDSVSRIG; encoded by the coding sequence ATGGAACTGCTACGGGTGGTTTATCACCAGTATCGTTGGCCATTTCTGGCGGTTATGGCGCTGACCATGGCCAGCGCCGGCTTAGGCATCGGTATCATTGCTTTTATCAATCAATACCTGATGGACGCCGGCGGCGATGCATTGGCCGTGCTGCCGATGTTTCTCGCCCTGCTGGCATTGTTGATAGCGGTCACGCTGGGCTCGCAATTGGCGCTGACGACATTGGGCCATTACTTCGTCTATCGCCTGCGCGGGCAACTGGTGAAGCGCATTTTGGATACCGATATTGAACGCCTCGAACAGTTGGGCAGTGCCTCGTTGCTGGCCAGCCTGTCGAGCGATATTCGCAATATCACCGTTGCCTTCGTACGCTTGCCTGAACTGGTGCAGGGGGTGATTTTAACCTTGGGGGCGGCGGCCTATCTGGGGTGGCTATCGCCGAAAATGCTGGCGATCACGGCAGTCTGGGTGGCGGTGACCGTCGTGGGCAGCGGTTGCCTGGTGTCGCGGGTCTATCGCCATATGGCCAGTTTGCGCGAGTCAGAGGAGCGTCTCTATCATCATTATGAGTCGGTGATTGACGGTCGCAAGGAACTGACGTTGAACCGCAAGCGTGCGCAGGCGCTGTACGAACAGGCCTATCAACCCGATGCGCAAGCCTATCGCTACCATATCATTCGCGCCGATACCTTCCATTTGAGTGCGCTCAACTGGTCAAACATCATGATGTTGGGGGCGATCGGGCTGGTGTTCTTTATGGCCAACAGTCTGGGATGGGCGGACTCGACGGTGGCCGCCACCTATTCACTGACGCTGTTGTTCTTGCGAACGCCATTACTGCAGGCGGTCGGGGCGTTTCCGACGCTGGTCAGTGCCGAAGTGGCCTTTAACAAGCTCAAGACGCTGCGTCTGGCTGAGTATCAAGCGGCGTTTCCTGACGCCGTTGGCCGTTCCTGGCAGACGCTGGAGCTGCGCGACGTGGTTTTTCACTATGCGGGTACGGAACAGCAGCCCGGGTTTGCCGTCGGGCCGCTCAATCTGACGTTGCGGCGGGGTGAGCTGGTCTTTCTGATCGGCGGCAACGGCAGTGGCAAGTCAACGCTGGCGATGCTGCTGACCGGGTTGTACCCGCCGGTGAGCGGGCACATTGTTCTGGATGGCGTCGTACAGACTGCGGCGGACATGCCGGACTACCGTCGGTTGTTTTCGGCGATTTTCACCGATTTTCACCAGTTCGACCGTTTGCAAGGGCCGGAAGGCGGTAAACCCGATGAGGAACTGGTCGCCGGTTGGCTCGAGCGGTTGAATATGAAAAGCAAATTGCAGTTCGACGGCACCAGGGTGACCAACCCGCAGCTGTCGCAGGGGCAGCGCAAACGTCTGGCCCTGTTGCTGGCGGTGGCGGAACAGCGCGATATCTTGCTGTTGGATGAATGGGCCGCGGATCAGGATCCGCAGTTCCGGCGCATTTTCTACCGCGAGCTGTTGCCGGAATTGCGCGCGCTGGGCAAAACGGTGTTTGCCATCAGCCATGACGATCATTATTTCGAACATGCCGATCGGCTGCTGGAAATGCGCTCCGGCCATTTGCGCGAGCTGACCGGCATCGAGCGTGAACACGCCAGCCGGGATTCCGTCAGCAGAATCGGCTAA